In one Cyprinus carpio isolate SPL01 chromosome B2, ASM1834038v1, whole genome shotgun sequence genomic region, the following are encoded:
- the cdh10a gene encoding cadherin-10a, which translates to MIMNHFLWLLPLVFPHLSSPVILLERSDGNLFHWNHLMKGDKLVLHRSKRDWMWRQFFLSEEYTGSNYQYVGKLRSDKDRGDGTARYVLSGEGAGTIFRIDEKSGDLHATQRLDREEKASYTLQAQAFNKITGLPLEPATEFIVKIHDINDNEPKFTKAVYTASVPEMSDIGTFVIEVNATDADDATYGNSAKLVYSILQGQPYFSVEPETGIVRIALSNMDREVRKEYQVVIQAKDMAGQMGGLSGTTMVNVTLTDVNDSPPRFAYSSYHLSTYESAEIGSTVGRIKANDGDEGENAEMKYRIVDGDGKEYLDIITDETTQEGVMVIKKKLDYESKRVYTVKVEVTNTHQDPSFSDLGPFLDTAIVKVTAKDVDEPPVFSRPQYVFEVNEDTPKGIAVGTITAWDPDATHYPIQYAIDQHTDPERLYHIDPKNGSITILKSLDREVSKWHNISVLASEINNPHQRSRVPVLIKVLDVNDNAPEFAMIYETFVCENVKAGQLIQTISAIDTDDPLVGHKFVFTLSSMNPNFTIFDNEDNTARILTRRSGFNRREMSVYYLPVVGSDSDYPIQSSTSTLTIRVCSCDATGNMRSCSVDALLLSAGLSTGALVAILLCILILLMIVVLFSALKKQRRKEPLIISKEDVRDNVVSYNDEGGGEEDTQAFDIGTLRHPEVIESNKLRRDIIPEMLFPYHRPSPMKECADVRDFIISRLQENDTDPFTPPYDSLATYAYEGNGSIAESLSSLESSVTEGDHEYDYLSNWGPQFKKLADMYIGKDTGVAN; encoded by the exons ATGATAATGAATCACTTCCTCTGGCTGCTTCCACTGGTCTTTCCACATCTGAGCTCTCCAGTCATATTGCTAGAGAGGAGTGATGGGAATCTCTTTCACTGGAACCATCTGATGAAAGGAGATAAATTGGTGCTGCACAGATCCAAAAGGGACTGGATGTGGAGGCAGTTCTTCCTGTCGGAGGAATACACAGGAAGTAACTATCAGTACGTAGGCAAG CTTCGCTCAGACAAAGACAGAGGGGATGGAACTGCCAGATACGTTCTCTCTGGGGAAGGAGCAGGCACAATTTTTCGTATCGATGAGAAGTCTGGGGATCTACATGCTACACAGAGACTGGACAGAGAGGAAAAGGCCTCTTACACACTGCAGGCCCAGGCCTTCAACAAGATCACGGGCCTCCCTCTGGAGCCTGCCACTGAATTCATTGTCAAGATACATGACATCAATGACAATGAACCCAAATTTACCAAGGCTGTCTACACTGCCAGTGTACCTGAAATGTCAGACATCG gGACGTTTGTAATAGAAGTCAATGCCACTGATGCAGATGATGCCACATATGGGAACAGTGCCAAACTCGTGTACAGCATTCTGCAAGGGCAGCCCTACTTCTCTGTGGAGCCCGAGACAG GAATTGTCAGAATAGCTCTCTCCAATATGGACCGAGAAGTGCGGAAGGAGTATCAGGTGGTTATACAAGCCAAAGACATGGCAGGACAGATGGGTGGTCTGTCTGGAACCACTATGGTCAACGTCACCCTTACAGATGTTAATGACAGCCCGCCACGTTTTGCTTACA GTTCTTACCACCTAAGCACTTATGAGTCAGCAGAAATCGGATCAACTGTGGGTCGAATCAAAGCCAACGATGGTGACGAGGGAGAAAATGCTGAAATGAAATACAGAATTGTAGATGGAGATGGTAAAGAATATCTCGATATAATAACAGATGAGACAACCCAAGAGGGTGTTATGGTTATCAAAAAG AAACTGGACTATGAAAGCAAGCGCGTTTACACAGTGAAAGTGGAGGTGACTAACACACACCAGGACCCCAGCTTCTCTGATCTGGGCCCATTCTTAGACACAGCCATCGTCAAGGTCACGgccaaagatgtagatgagcctCCTGTCTTCAGCAGGCCTCAGTATGTCTTTGAGGTCAATGAGGACACACCAAAAGGAATAGCAGTTGGAACTATTACAGCCTGGGACCCTGATGCCACACATTACCCAATCCA ATATGCAATAGATCAACACACAGACCCAGAGAGACTCTATCACATCGACCCCAAGAATGGATCCATCACAATTCTTAAGTCTCTTGACAGGGAAGTGTCAAAGTGGCACAACATCTCAGTTCTGGCCAGTGAAATAA ATAACCCTCATCAAAGAAGCCGTGTTCCTGTCTTGATAAAGGTTTTGGATGTGAATGACAATGCGCCAGAATTCGCCATGATTTATGAGACATTTGTGTGTGAGAATGTCAAAGCTGGGCAG CTCATACAGACTATCAGTGCAATCGACACAGATGATCCTCTTGTTGGTCACAAATTTGTATTCACCTTGAGTTCAATGAATCCAAACTTCACCATCTTTGATAATGAAG ATAACACAGCCAGAATCCTGACCAGAAGAAGTGGATTTAACAGGCGTGAAATGAGTGTCTACTATCTGCCAGTAGTAGGTTCCGACAGCGACTACCCCATCCAGAGCAGCACCAGCACGTTGACCATTCGCGTGTGCAGTTGTGACGCCACCGGCAACATGCGTTCCTGCAGTGTTGATGCGTTGCTGCTCTCTGCTGGCCTCAGCACTGGGGCACTAGTGGCGATACTTCTCTGTATCCTCATCCTGCTTA TGATTGTGGTGCTGTTCTCGGCTCTAAAGAAGCAGAGGAGGAAGGAACCGCTGATCATCTCCAAAGAGGATGTTAGGGATAACGTAGTCAGCTACAACGACGAGGGCGGCGGCGAGGAGGACACGCAGGCCTTTGACATTGGCACACTGCGCCACCCAGAGGTGATCGAAAGCAACAAGCTGCGCCGAGACATCATCCCCGAGATGCTGTTTCCCTATCACAGACCTTCTCCCATGAAGGAGTGCGCCGATGTCAGAGACTTCATTATTAGCAGACTGCAAGAAAACGACACAGACCCTTTCACGCCTCCCTATGACTCTCTCGCCACTTACGCTTATGAGGGCAATGGATCAATTGCTGAGTCACTGAGCTCTCTGGAGTCCTCTGTGACTGAGGGAGACCATGAATATGATTATCTCTCTAACTGGGGCCCGCAGTTTAAAAAGCTGGCTGACATGTACATCGGGAAGGATACGGGAGTTGCCAACTAG